One Nonomuraea angiospora DNA segment encodes these proteins:
- a CDS encoding GntR family transcriptional regulator, translated as MTANLAIDLDRSSPVPLYFQVAEQIAEAIRRGDLAPGSRLDNEILLADKLGLSRPTIRQAIQYLVDKGLLVRKRGVGTQVVHGQVKRSVELTSLYDDLRRAGQEPATQVLALEPRPVEEEVAQILGVEAGAEILYLERLRFAAGEPLAVLHNWLPLGLAQLTAADLESRGLYELLRAAGVRMRVANQRIGARAATQAEARLLDERRGAPLLTMIRTTYDDQGRAVEHGSHVYRASHYSLEVTLIER; from the coding sequence ATGACCGCGAATCTCGCCATCGACCTGGACCGGTCCAGTCCCGTGCCGCTCTACTTCCAGGTGGCCGAGCAGATCGCCGAGGCCATCCGGCGAGGGGACCTGGCGCCCGGCTCCCGGCTGGACAACGAGATCCTGCTGGCCGACAAGCTGGGCCTGTCGCGGCCCACGATCCGCCAGGCCATCCAGTATCTCGTGGACAAGGGCCTGCTGGTGCGCAAGCGCGGCGTCGGCACCCAGGTCGTCCACGGGCAGGTCAAGCGCTCGGTGGAGCTGACGAGCCTCTACGACGACCTGCGCAGGGCGGGCCAGGAGCCGGCCACGCAGGTGCTGGCCCTGGAGCCGCGCCCCGTCGAGGAGGAGGTCGCCCAGATCCTGGGTGTGGAGGCGGGCGCGGAGATCCTCTATCTCGAGCGCCTGAGGTTCGCGGCCGGGGAGCCGCTGGCGGTGCTGCACAACTGGCTGCCGCTCGGCCTGGCCCAGCTCACCGCCGCCGACCTGGAGAGCCGCGGCCTGTACGAGCTGCTGCGCGCCGCGGGCGTGCGCATGCGGGTCGCCAACCAGCGGATCGGCGCGCGGGCCGCCACCCAGGCCGAGGCCAGGCTGCTGGACGAGCGCCGCGGCGCGCCGCTGCTGACCATGATCCGCACCACCTACGACGACCAGGGCCGGGCCGTCGAGCACGGCTCACACGTCTACCGGGCCTCGCACTACTCCCTCGAGGTCACCCTCATCGAGCGCTGA
- a CDS encoding aldo/keto reductase, with the protein MRTLGTGGPVVSDLGLGCMGMSDFYGPADTSESIATIHAALDAGITLLDTGDFYGMGHNELLIRQALEGRSRDDVQISVKFGAQRDYDGNWLGYDGRPAAVKSSLAYTLRRLGTDHVDVYRIARVDPAVPIEETVGAIAEEVAKGHVRHVGLSEAGAETIRRAHAVHPIADVQLEYSLLSRGIERDILPACRELGISVTAYGVLSRGLLSGHWSKDREVAAGDFRAASPRFSGDNLAHNLTLVEALRSLGEAKGATVAQLAIAWVLAQGEEIVPLVGARRRERLAEALGALDVSLTAEDLAAIEAAVPEGAAAGSRYAEAQMSMLDSER; encoded by the coding sequence ATGAGAACTCTGGGAACCGGCGGACCTGTCGTGTCCGACCTCGGGCTGGGCTGCATGGGAATGTCCGACTTCTATGGGCCGGCCGACACGTCCGAGTCCATCGCCACCATCCACGCCGCACTCGACGCCGGCATCACGCTGCTCGACACCGGCGACTTCTACGGCATGGGCCACAACGAGCTGCTCATCCGCCAGGCGCTCGAGGGCCGCTCGCGCGACGACGTGCAGATCAGCGTGAAGTTCGGGGCGCAGCGCGACTACGACGGCAACTGGCTCGGCTACGACGGCCGGCCCGCGGCCGTCAAGAGCTCGCTCGCCTACACCCTGCGCCGCCTCGGCACCGACCACGTGGACGTCTACCGGATCGCGCGGGTCGACCCGGCCGTGCCGATCGAGGAGACCGTCGGCGCCATCGCCGAGGAGGTCGCCAAGGGGCACGTGCGGCACGTCGGGCTGTCGGAGGCCGGGGCCGAGACCATCCGGCGGGCCCACGCCGTCCACCCGATCGCCGACGTGCAGCTCGAATACTCCCTGCTGTCCAGGGGGATCGAGCGGGACATCCTGCCGGCCTGCCGCGAGCTGGGCATCAGCGTGACCGCGTACGGGGTGCTGTCCAGGGGGCTGCTCAGCGGCCACTGGTCCAAGGACCGCGAGGTGGCCGCCGGTGACTTCCGCGCCGCCAGCCCGCGCTTCTCCGGCGACAACCTGGCGCACAACCTCACCCTGGTGGAGGCGCTGCGGAGCCTCGGCGAGGCCAAGGGGGCCACGGTCGCGCAGCTGGCCATCGCCTGGGTGCTGGCCCAGGGCGAGGAGATCGTCCCGCTCGTCGGGGCGCGGCGGCGCGAGCGGCTGGCCGAGGCCCTGGGCGCCCTGGACGTGAGCCTGACCGCCGAGGACCTGGCGGCCATCGAGGCGGCCGTCCCCGAGGGCGCCGCCGCCGGCTCGCGGTACGCCGAGGCGCAGATGTCCATGCTGGACAGCGAACGCTGA
- a CDS encoding DedA family protein, whose translation MHIDEWLQAIPAGWLYAMVALVIGFESLGIPLPGEIVLVSASILASKGVVHPFWVGACASAGAILGDSVGYAIGRRGGAPLFERLGRRFPKHFGPRHIAKAEGYFQRFGVWAVFVGRFIALLRILAGPLAGALRMPYWKFAVANVLGGIVWAGGTTTVIFYLGLVAEKWLKGFSWVGLAVAVVFGICTTLYLKRRAASALDEGDLEGVVRGPVDV comes from the coding sequence GTGCATATCGACGAATGGTTGCAGGCGATCCCGGCCGGCTGGCTTTACGCCATGGTCGCGCTGGTGATCGGGTTCGAGAGCCTCGGCATCCCGCTGCCCGGCGAGATCGTCCTGGTCAGCGCCTCGATCCTGGCCTCCAAGGGCGTGGTGCACCCCTTCTGGGTCGGTGCGTGCGCGAGCGCCGGGGCGATCCTGGGGGACTCCGTGGGGTACGCGATCGGGCGCAGGGGCGGCGCGCCCCTGTTCGAGCGGCTCGGGCGGCGCTTCCCGAAGCACTTCGGGCCCCGGCACATCGCCAAGGCCGAAGGGTATTTCCAGCGGTTCGGGGTGTGGGCGGTCTTCGTCGGGCGGTTCATCGCGCTGCTGCGCATCCTGGCCGGGCCGCTGGCGGGGGCGCTGCGCATGCCGTACTGGAAGTTCGCCGTCGCCAACGTGCTCGGCGGGATCGTGTGGGCGGGCGGCACCACCACGGTGATCTTCTATCTCGGGCTCGTCGCCGAGAAGTGGCTGAAGGGCTTTTCGTGGGTGGGGCTCGCGGTGGCCGTGGTGTTCGGGATCTGCACCACGCTCTATCTGAAGCGGCGGGCCGCCTCAGCGCTCGATGAGGGTGACCTCGAGGGAGTAGTGCGAGGCCCGGTAGACGTGTGA